One part of the Meiothermus sp. CFH 77666 genome encodes these proteins:
- the cas2 gene encoding CRISPR-associated endonuclease Cas2, with product MDRVDILVTYDVNVTSEDGQARLARVAKVCKNYGQRVQMSVFECRVTRAQLEEMEAKLLKIIEPDKDSLRIYTLVGGRDRCLRVHGQDRYTDFDDPLVV from the coding sequence GTGGATCGGGTGGATATTCTGGTCACATACGACGTGAACGTAACCTCCGAAGACGGCCAGGCACGGCTCGCACGGGTGGCCAAGGTGTGCAAAAATTATGGTCAGCGGGTGCAGATGTCGGTGTTTGAGTGCCGGGTGACGCGAGCACAGCTCGAGGAAATGGAGGCCAAACTTCTGAAGATTATCGAGCCGGACAAAGACAGCCTGCGAATCTACACCCTGGTGGGTGGTCGAGACCGCTGCCTGCGGGTTCACGGCCAGGACAGGTACACCGATTTTGACGACCCCTTGGTGGTTTGA
- the cas1c gene encoding type I-C CRISPR-associated endonuclease Cas1c, with protein sequence MTGELLNTLYVQTQGVYLRLEGDTLRIQHEDVTLRNVPLHHLGGVAVFGNVLISPFLLHRCAEEGLEVAWFSESGRFQGRLSGPVSGNVLLRRAQHKALDNPSQTLYLAGRFVEAKLKNSRLVLQRAVRERGETEALALAIAEHEAALRMLPQARSVDEVRGLEGQAASAYFAAFGDLLLSGEFRFDGRNKRPPRDPVNALLGYIYALLVTQCTAALEGVGLDPQMGFLHALRPGRNALALDLMEEFRAWWADRLALSLLNRKQLTPKHFEERPGGAVLLDEEGRKAVIVAFQSRRQETVQHPLFKEPVPVGLLPHVQARLLARYLRGDLPEYAPFVGR encoded by the coding sequence ATGACCGGCGAACTTTTGAACACGCTTTATGTGCAAACCCAGGGGGTGTACCTGCGCCTCGAGGGCGACACCCTGCGCATCCAGCACGAAGACGTAACCCTGCGCAACGTGCCCCTGCACCACCTGGGCGGCGTGGCGGTGTTTGGCAACGTGCTCATCTCGCCTTTTTTGCTGCACCGCTGCGCCGAGGAGGGCCTCGAGGTGGCCTGGTTTAGCGAGTCGGGGCGCTTTCAGGGCCGCCTATCGGGGCCGGTTTCGGGCAATGTGCTTTTGCGGCGGGCCCAGCACAAAGCCCTCGACAACCCCTCCCAAACCCTCTACCTGGCCGGGCGCTTTGTGGAGGCCAAGCTCAAAAACAGCCGCCTGGTGCTTCAGCGGGCGGTGCGCGAGCGGGGCGAGACCGAGGCCCTGGCCCTGGCCATCGCCGAACACGAGGCCGCCCTGCGGATGCTGCCCCAGGCCCGCTCGGTGGACGAGGTGCGGGGCCTCGAGGGCCAGGCGGCCAGCGCCTACTTTGCCGCCTTTGGCGACCTTTTGCTATCGGGCGAGTTTCGCTTCGATGGGCGCAACAAACGGCCCCCGCGCGACCCGGTGAATGCCCTTCTGGGCTACATCTACGCCCTGCTGGTGACCCAATGCACTGCCGCCCTGGAGGGGGTGGGCCTCGACCCGCAGATGGGCTTCTTGCACGCCCTGCGCCCAGGCCGCAACGCCCTGGCCCTGGATCTGATGGAAGAGTTCCGGGCCTGGTGGGCCGACCGCCTGGCCCTTTCGCTGTTGAACCGCAAGCAACTCACCCCCAAGCACTTCGAGGAGCGTCCTGGGGGCGCGGTGCTGCTGGATGAGGAGGGCCGCAAGGCGGTGATTGTGGCCTTCCAGAGCCGCCGCCAGGAGACAGTGCAGCACCCATTGTTCAAGGAACCCGTGCCGGTGGGTCTGCTGCCCCACGTACAGGCCCGCCTGCTGGCCCGCTACCTACGGGGCGACCTGCCCGAATATGCCCCATTTGTGGGGAGGTGA
- the cas4 gene encoding CRISPR-associated protein Cas4, producing MNDLDDLLPEAALSPPETQEPLPISALAQYTYCPRRAALILLEGEWQDNEFTLRGARAHEQADLPEGLLREGVWVERALPLWSERLGLVGRADVVELVEGAPYPVEYKVGQRWPKELARRAAEIQLCGQALCLEEMFGQSVAEGALFSKANRRRRVVRFTPELRAATLAALSGLRKLLQEERLPPPAADERCRHCSLMAVCMPHVPQALAEWQAQQP from the coding sequence ATGAACGACCTGGACGACTTGTTGCCCGAGGCTGCCCTGAGCCCGCCTGAAACCCAGGAGCCACTGCCCATCAGCGCCCTGGCCCAGTACACCTACTGCCCCCGCCGGGCGGCTTTGATTCTGCTCGAGGGCGAGTGGCAGGACAACGAGTTCACCCTGCGCGGCGCCCGCGCCCACGAGCAGGCCGACCTGCCCGAGGGCCTGCTGCGCGAGGGGGTCTGGGTGGAGCGGGCCTTGCCGCTATGGTCGGAGCGGCTGGGCCTGGTGGGAAGGGCCGACGTGGTGGAGTTGGTGGAGGGGGCTCCGTATCCGGTGGAGTACAAGGTGGGCCAGCGCTGGCCCAAGGAGCTGGCCCGCCGGGCCGCTGAGATCCAGCTCTGCGGCCAGGCCCTGTGCCTGGAGGAGATGTTTGGCCAGAGCGTGGCGGAAGGCGCTTTGTTCAGCAAAGCCAACCGACGCCGACGGGTAGTGCGCTTCACCCCCGAGCTACGGGCCGCCACCCTGGCCGCCCTGAGCGGTCTAAGAAAGCTCCTGCAGGAAGAGCGCCTGCCCCCGCCCGCCGCCGACGAGCGCTGCCGCCACTGCTCGCTGATGGCGGTCTGTATGCCGCACGTGCCGCAGGCATTGGCCGAGTGGCAGGCCCAACAACCATGA
- a CDS encoding putative CRISPR-associated protein, which yields MSNVILTTVGTSLLFNARRDNLVQDSDILAYIKQDPIKASAETNSLTRILHKGDEIVLLHSDTVEGARAAELLEQYWRQQGVPCSRVRIPGLAYEAQGFVDYGLKNFVRTLAGEIRKATRAQKDVIINATGGFKAEISYATVLGLVFKVPVCYIHEQFREIVTLPPTPISWDNSLFVWYRDFFDWLSEGEGGVRPKAEVEPRMAPLPEEAQVLLETFELDGKPYMGLSPLGDAYLEAFQTEFEQAQSVPVYFSPKAQATWESLEPAAQERYQKLLQRLRLPNRAANSELKSGGGDALGYPKGHTDERLFYAERDGKLYVFALTRHGPEYERMCREGFSWRDFDPADFTLWEG from the coding sequence ATGAGCAACGTCATCCTCACCACCGTAGGCACCAGCCTGCTGTTCAACGCCCGCCGCGATAATCTTGTGCAGGACAGTGATATTCTGGCCTATATAAAGCAAGATCCCATCAAGGCCAGCGCCGAAACCAACTCCCTCACGCGTATTCTGCACAAGGGCGACGAGATCGTGCTGCTGCACAGCGACACCGTAGAAGGCGCACGGGCCGCTGAGCTTCTGGAACAGTACTGGCGGCAGCAGGGCGTGCCCTGCAGCCGGGTGCGGATTCCCGGCCTGGCCTACGAGGCACAGGGGTTCGTGGACTATGGCCTGAAAAACTTTGTGCGCACCCTAGCGGGTGAGATTCGCAAGGCGACCAGGGCGCAAAAAGACGTCATCATCAACGCCACCGGCGGCTTTAAGGCCGAGATTTCCTACGCCACCGTGCTGGGCTTGGTGTTCAAGGTGCCGGTCTGCTACATCCACGAGCAGTTTAGAGAGATCGTCACCCTGCCGCCCACGCCCATTAGCTGGGACAACAGCCTGTTTGTCTGGTACAGAGACTTTTTCGACTGGCTGAGCGAGGGCGAAGGGGGCGTGCGCCCCAAGGCCGAGGTTGAGCCCAGGATGGCGCCCCTGCCCGAAGAAGCCCAGGTGTTGCTCGAGACCTTCGAGCTGGACGGCAAGCCTTACATGGGACTGTCGCCCCTGGGCGATGCCTACCTCGAGGCCTTCCAGACCGAGTTTGAACAGGCCCAGAGCGTTCCGGTGTACTTTTCTCCCAAAGCGCAGGCCACCTGGGAGAGCCTCGAGCCCGCCGCACAGGAGCGCTACCAAAAGCTACTCCAGCGCCTGCGCCTGCCCAACCGTGCGGCCAACAGCGAGCTCAAAAGCGGTGGGGGCGACGCCCTGGGCTACCCCAAGGGGCACACCGACGAGCGGCTTTTCTACGCCGAGCGCGATGGGAAGCTCTACGTGTTCGCCCTCACCCGGCACGGCCCCGAGTACGAGCGCATGTGCCGGGAGGGCTTTAGCTGGCGCGACTTCGACCCGGCAGACTTCACCCTCTGGGAGGGCTAA
- the cmr6 gene encoding type III-B CRISPR module RAMP protein Cmr6 encodes MRASRLNLPPPPHAGLALQRYLKQQDDENASARELLTHIANSQVSTVYRTAFERWKESLKGAIWLEATTRTPLAIGLGNSSPLENGLALHHTYGTPYLPGSALKGLLRRVAERYGLTEQEKAVLLGEGPDPKRKNQGNAAYLVYWDGWLDPASSQPFQSDVITVHHREYYGKKGAVWPTDFDDPNPVAFLSVKPGVKFCIPITSPAENAQDWPYKAAEMLKWGLENLGLGGKTNAGYGYFTVKPPEKPKGELELGLELLEGYRKRIAGIKPANERGELDFFLRELADKPPALRKPTLEALKKHLQEWKVWKTSNPQHARIQELLDQ; translated from the coding sequence ATGAGAGCCAGCAGACTTAACCTTCCCCCACCCCCCCACGCCGGGCTGGCCCTTCAACGCTACTTGAAGCAGCAAGACGATGAAAACGCTTCGGCGCGGGAACTCCTGACCCATATTGCCAACAGCCAGGTCTCTACCGTGTACCGCACCGCCTTCGAGCGCTGGAAGGAAAGCCTCAAGGGCGCAATCTGGCTCGAGGCCACCACCCGCACCCCACTGGCCATTGGCCTGGGCAACAGCAGCCCCCTGGAGAACGGTCTGGCCCTGCACCACACCTACGGCACGCCTTACCTGCCGGGCAGCGCGCTAAAGGGCCTGCTGCGCCGGGTGGCCGAGCGCTATGGGCTTACCGAGCAGGAAAAAGCGGTGCTGCTGGGCGAAGGCCCCGACCCCAAGCGAAAAAACCAGGGCAACGCGGCCTACCTGGTCTACTGGGACGGCTGGTTAGACCCCGCCAGCAGCCAGCCCTTCCAGTCGGATGTGATTACCGTGCATCACCGCGAATACTACGGCAAAAAAGGCGCGGTCTGGCCCACCGACTTCGACGACCCCAATCCCGTGGCCTTTTTGTCGGTGAAGCCGGGAGTAAAGTTCTGCATTCCCATCACCTCCCCCGCCGAAAACGCCCAGGACTGGCCCTACAAGGCCGCCGAGATGCTCAAGTGGGGTTTGGAAAACCTGGGCCTGGGGGGTAAGACCAATGCGGGGTATGGGTATTTCACTGTAAAACCGCCCGAAAAGCCCAAAGGTGAACTCGAGCTTGGGTTGGAACTCCTCGAGGGCTACCGCAAGCGGATTGCCGGCATCAAACCCGCAAACGAGCGGGGTGAGCTGGACTTCTTCCTACGGGAGCTGGCCGATAAACCCCCAGCCCTTCGTAAGCCCACCCTCGAGGCCCTCAAAAAGCATCTACAGGAGTGGAAAGTTTGGAAGACAAGCAACCCTCAGCACGCCAGGATTCAGGAGCTACTAGACCAATGA
- the cmr5 gene encoding type III-B CRISPR module-associated protein Cmr5: MSLKTRAQEDMKKALNLVSSLEGENEEVKNIYGGLCHNFPILVRQSGLCQALAFSADKATGDGNRARAHQKLLEHVAAILGQNDALGAVQGADAIGYMHYTRRVLSAWVYFKRFAASVLGVHTGGHDESQQT, translated from the coding sequence ATGAGTCTTAAGACCCGCGCCCAGGAGGATATGAAAAAAGCCCTCAATCTAGTCAGCAGCCTTGAAGGCGAAAACGAAGAGGTCAAGAACATCTACGGCGGCCTGTGCCACAACTTTCCCATCCTGGTGCGGCAGAGCGGGCTGTGCCAGGCGCTGGCTTTTAGCGCCGACAAGGCCACTGGGGACGGAAACCGAGCAAGAGCACATCAAAAGCTGCTCGAGCATGTGGCTGCGATTTTGGGCCAAAACGACGCCCTGGGGGCTGTTCAGGGCGCTGATGCCATTGGCTACATGCACTACACCCGCCGGGTGCTTTCAGCCTGGGTCTACTTCAAGCGCTTTGCCGCCAGCGTGCTGGGCGTGCATACCGGAGGACACGATGAGAGCCAGCAGACTTAA
- the cmr4 gene encoding type III-B CRISPR module RAMP protein Cmr4, which translates to MQAKMIFWQALTPVHPGTGQDSSSVIDLPVAREAATGFPVIPASSLKGVLRDGRGLEKNDESEEAAIARRVFGYAGKKKKSDSEEEEDISQAAELTLTDARVLFLPVRSYAGTFAFLTCPLVLERLKRDQKALGLPELKASIPNPGQTDALLAQNTQIVHGDKVILEDIDLSAKVGGADALAQELGKLVFGEEAGYFVERFALVSNDVFAYFCEMGMEIIARVRLKSDTKTVERGGLWYEEAIPAETVFSSFAIGKSGFDEINRPYIQIGGQASVGRGLLRRLGVKYES; encoded by the coding sequence ATGCAAGCAAAGATGATTTTCTGGCAGGCCCTTACGCCGGTGCACCCCGGCACCGGGCAGGACAGCAGCAGCGTGATTGACCTTCCGGTAGCCCGCGAGGCCGCTACTGGCTTCCCGGTGATTCCGGCCAGCAGCCTGAAGGGGGTGTTGCGGGACGGGCGCGGCCTCGAGAAGAACGACGAGAGCGAGGAGGCTGCGATTGCAAGACGGGTTTTTGGATATGCCGGAAAGAAGAAGAAAAGCGACTCCGAAGAGGAGGAAGACATCAGCCAGGCCGCCGAGCTAACCCTAACCGATGCGCGGGTGCTCTTCCTGCCGGTGCGCTCGTATGCGGGCACCTTCGCTTTCCTGACCTGCCCGCTGGTGCTCGAGCGGCTCAAGCGCGACCAGAAGGCATTGGGCCTTCCCGAGCTAAAAGCCTCGATTCCAAATCCGGGACAAACAGATGCCCTACTGGCGCAGAACACCCAGATTGTGCATGGCGACAAGGTGATCCTCGAGGACATAGACCTGAGCGCAAAAGTCGGGGGCGCAGATGCCCTGGCGCAGGAACTTGGGAAACTGGTGTTCGGTGAGGAAGCGGGCTACTTTGTCGAGCGGTTTGCCCTGGTTTCGAACGACGTGTTTGCCTACTTTTGCGAGATGGGCATGGAGATTATCGCTCGGGTCAGGCTCAAATCGGATACAAAGACCGTTGAGCGAGGAGGGCTGTGGTACGAGGAGGCTATCCCTGCCGAAACAGTCTTCTCGAGCTTCGCCATCGGCAAGAGCGGCTTTGACGAAATCAACCGGCCCTACATCCAAATAGGCGGCCAGGCCAGCGTGGGAAGGGGGCTGTTGCGGCGGCTGGGGGTGAAGTATGAGTCTTAA
- the cmr3 gene encoding type III-B CRISPR module-associated protein Cmr3, with protein sequence MPERVLEIHALSPLLFRDGRPFSAADGTETAARSLNLPLPSTVAGFVRTQVGLAEGKGFSQEQLQNLHGLQVCGPLLARGDEVLLPAPRDAVVYGGADGSPQVMKLTPFSPPDGAGCDLPDGLLPLQVTQDVKPESGYNFWPAHEMERWLLGETVIPQKISGLPTETRVHVGMDHEKGKAQEGQLFSVAYRPLEMGKNPQTYQPASLRVRLSLPNGQTPAPIGHLGGERRPVAVEVKPSLSDYWFDCPEAIKKRFAELGKGARVRLVLATPALFEQGWKPGWVEKSGTGELHLPRGLARVRLRLVSAAVGRREPVSGWNLRQNQPKRVRWMAPAGSVYFFEVEDGNPADLLESWLRPVSDSEQDRKDGFGLALWGVW encoded by the coding sequence ATGCCGGAACGAGTGCTTGAAATCCACGCCCTGAGCCCCCTGCTGTTCCGCGATGGCCGGCCCTTCAGCGCCGCCGACGGCACCGAGACCGCCGCCCGGAGCCTGAACCTGCCCTTGCCCAGCACTGTGGCGGGCTTTGTGCGTACCCAGGTAGGGCTGGCCGAGGGCAAGGGGTTTAGCCAGGAGCAACTGCAAAACCTGCATGGCCTTCAGGTGTGCGGGCCGTTGCTGGCTCGAGGCGACGAGGTGTTGCTCCCCGCCCCCCGCGATGCGGTGGTTTACGGGGGTGCTGACGGCAGTCCCCAGGTTATGAAGCTGACACCCTTTAGCCCCCCCGACGGCGCGGGCTGTGACCTGCCGGACGGCCTTTTGCCCCTGCAGGTCACCCAGGACGTGAAGCCCGAGTCCGGCTACAACTTCTGGCCGGCCCACGAGATGGAGCGCTGGTTGCTGGGAGAAACGGTTATACCGCAAAAAATTTCCGGCCTGCCCACCGAAACTCGCGTGCACGTGGGCATGGACCATGAAAAGGGTAAAGCCCAGGAAGGCCAGCTTTTCAGCGTGGCCTACCGGCCCCTGGAGATGGGCAAGAACCCCCAAACCTACCAGCCCGCCAGCCTGCGGGTGCGGCTCTCGCTGCCCAATGGGCAGACCCCGGCCCCCATCGGCCACCTGGGGGGCGAGCGCCGTCCGGTGGCGGTGGAGGTAAAACCGAGCCTTTCGGACTACTGGTTCGACTGCCCGGAAGCTATCAAAAAGCGCTTCGCGGAGCTGGGCAAGGGGGCAAGGGTGCGCCTGGTGCTGGCCACCCCGGCCCTGTTTGAACAGGGCTGGAAGCCCGGTTGGGTCGAGAAGTCCGGCACGGGCGAACTGCACCTGCCGCGCGGGCTGGCCAGGGTACGTCTCAGGCTGGTTTCGGCGGCGGTGGGGCGGCGCGAGCCGGTGAGCGGCTGGAACCTGCGGCAAAACCAGCCCAAACGGGTGCGCTGGATGGCGCCCGCAGGCAGCGTGTACTTCTTCGAGGTAGAGGACGGTAACCCAGCCGACCTGCTGGAAAGCTGGCTCCGGCCCGTTAGCGACAGTGAGCAAGACCGCAAGGACGGCTTTGGACTGGCCCTTTGGGGAGTGTGGTGA
- the cas10 gene encoding type III-B CRISPR-associated protein Cas10/Cmr2 produces MTHLLAISIGPVQDFIAAARRTADLYAGSQILQKLSKHAAQFLHSKEAELIFPADPNADGANKILAKVSTDPKQLAEDTRREVQKKLKAIWEETIGKLSGEHRGLIDDKRVQEQLGSFLEFYAAWVPLKKYPESRQAVERLLAGRKALRDFAPTRQNDDGVPKSALDPSRAAVIDPRQWAEASVRLEDGSYRPLRIKPTEFLDAVSLLKRCYGALKSEVVVDTRTMARRAINPEAMPDERWGEDDDHIQEPQPYFAILVADGDRMGDLISRQDDPEAHRSLSKTLDDFAREARNIVLKHKGFMVYSGGDDVLAFLPVNRAVACAKALSEEFRRRVKGTLSAGVAIVHYREPLSISLENARDAEKAAKNGGRNALAVALHTRGGAPIQVVQHWDALSWDELLEAYRSRQITRGFAHELRDLVREWQDHMRADYLHKEALRVLARKEARELKIPAPITDTPTYRSDLLRFVDQLIIARFLSGIREEAHAGTSA; encoded by the coding sequence ATGACCCACCTCCTCGCCATCTCCATCGGCCCCGTGCAGGACTTCATCGCCGCCGCCCGCCGCACCGCCGACCTGTACGCAGGTTCGCAAATCTTGCAGAAGCTGAGCAAGCACGCCGCGCAGTTTCTCCATTCAAAGGAAGCAGAGCTCATCTTCCCAGCCGACCCGAACGCCGACGGGGCCAACAAGATTCTGGCCAAGGTGAGCACAGACCCCAAGCAGCTTGCCGAGGATACCAGGAGGGAAGTTCAGAAGAAGTTGAAGGCAATCTGGGAAGAGACCATCGGCAAACTTTCCGGTGAGCACCGGGGCTTGATTGACGATAAACGAGTCCAAGAGCAGCTTGGGAGTTTCCTCGAGTTCTACGCTGCCTGGGTGCCCTTGAAGAAATACCCCGAAAGCCGCCAGGCCGTGGAGCGACTGCTCGCAGGCCGCAAGGCTCTGCGGGACTTTGCGCCTACCCGGCAAAACGACGATGGCGTGCCCAAGTCGGCCCTGGATCCTTCGCGGGCTGCGGTCATTGACCCCCGGCAGTGGGCCGAGGCCAGCGTGCGGCTGGAGGATGGCTCCTATCGCCCGCTCCGCATCAAGCCCACCGAGTTTCTGGACGCAGTCTCGCTTCTAAAGCGCTGCTACGGGGCGCTGAAGTCTGAGGTGGTGGTGGACACCCGCACCATGGCTCGGCGGGCCATCAACCCCGAAGCTATGCCGGATGAGCGCTGGGGCGAGGACGACGACCACATCCAGGAGCCCCAGCCCTACTTTGCCATCCTGGTAGCCGACGGCGATCGCATGGGCGACCTGATCAGCCGCCAGGACGACCCAGAGGCCCACCGCAGCCTCTCCAAAACCCTGGATGACTTCGCCAGGGAAGCCCGCAACATTGTGCTCAAGCACAAGGGCTTTATGGTCTATTCGGGCGGGGACGATGTGCTGGCCTTTTTGCCGGTGAACCGAGCAGTAGCCTGCGCCAAAGCGCTCTCGGAGGAGTTTCGCCGCCGGGTCAAGGGCACCCTTTCGGCAGGGGTTGCCATTGTGCACTACCGCGAGCCGCTATCCATTTCCCTGGAAAATGCTCGAGACGCAGAAAAAGCCGCCAAGAATGGCGGGCGCAATGCGCTGGCGGTAGCCCTGCACACTCGAGGGGGCGCACCCATCCAGGTGGTGCAGCACTGGGACGCCCTGAGCTGGGATGAGCTGCTCGAGGCCTACAGGTCTCGCCAGATTACCCGTGGGTTTGCCCACGAACTGCGGGATCTGGTGCGGGAATGGCAAGACCATATGCGGGCCGATTACCTGCACAAGGAAGCCCTGCGGGTTCTGGCCCGCAAAGAGGCCCGCGAGCTGAAAATCCCCGCGCCTATCACCGACACACCAACCTACCGAAGCGATTTGCTTCGCTTTGTGGATCAACTTATCATCGCCCGCTTTCTGAGCGGCATCCGGGAGGAAGCGCATGCCGGAACGAGTGCTTGA
- the cmr1 gene encoding type III-B CRISPR module RAMP protein Cmr1 has product MPRTIPIPPPQLRAPELTTWTLKLRTITPMFGGSATPREVDPNNPVRVASVRGHLRFWWRATAGAQYASAEELFKAEEEIWGSAEKYGKVALRVLEQSAGQAVRPSELVPDRGTARTGPMEKFFLHPFNENRSEGLSEASGLKSVEFTLELTHTLSETEAEHLRRAVRAWIAFGGIGARTRRGVGALEVTANLKDWLPATPDQLKTWFAVPPQKEVHHTTLAGAVICLGQPRRPSNTDPYKGHSAWRELGRFWARFRKGHYLEDPVTGETMAYTPMAGGKWRDHKTLLALRPRQERIALAKPFYGLPIVYQRLGDSFSGTLEAVHSGGRRMASPVILKPIAFGDGSIWPAVIILNAPAPTRIRVNGEELSLQIPDNDPVLDALEADEPLEAVRKAAQLQGFTQEVRL; this is encoded by the coding sequence ATGCCTAGAACCATCCCCATCCCACCCCCCCAGCTAAGAGCGCCGGAGCTTACTACCTGGACGCTCAAACTGAGAACCATTACCCCCATGTTCGGGGGCAGCGCCACCCCGCGCGAGGTTGACCCCAATAACCCGGTACGCGTCGCCAGCGTGCGGGGGCACCTGCGCTTCTGGTGGCGGGCCACGGCGGGGGCGCAGTATGCCAGTGCGGAGGAGTTGTTCAAGGCGGAAGAGGAAATTTGGGGGAGTGCAGAGAAGTACGGAAAAGTGGCCCTGCGGGTTCTGGAGCAGTCTGCCGGGCAGGCCGTGAGACCCTCGGAACTTGTGCCGGATAGGGGTACAGCGAGAACCGGGCCGATGGAGAAGTTCTTTCTGCACCCTTTCAACGAAAATAGAAGCGAGGGTTTGTCAGAAGCTAGTGGGCTAAAGTCGGTGGAGTTTACCCTCGAGCTCACCCATACCCTCTCCGAAACCGAGGCGGAGCACCTGCGTCGGGCTGTTCGGGCCTGGATTGCCTTCGGCGGCATTGGGGCGAGAACCCGACGCGGGGTGGGGGCGCTCGAGGTCACCGCGAACCTCAAAGACTGGCTACCCGCTACCCCCGACCAGCTCAAAACTTGGTTTGCGGTTCCACCGCAGAAAGAGGTTCATCACACCACCCTTGCTGGCGCGGTGATCTGCCTGGGCCAGCCCCGCAGGCCCAGCAACACCGACCCCTATAAAGGGCACTCGGCCTGGCGGGAGCTGGGGCGCTTTTGGGCGCGTTTTCGGAAAGGGCACTATCTGGAAGACCCCGTGACCGGAGAAACCATGGCCTACACCCCCATGGCTGGGGGCAAGTGGCGCGACCACAAGACCCTGTTGGCCTTGCGACCCAGGCAAGAGCGTATTGCCCTGGCCAAGCCCTTCTACGGCCTGCCCATCGTTTACCAGCGCTTGGGCGACAGCTTTAGCGGAACCCTCGAGGCCGTTCACTCAGGTGGCAGACGCATGGCCTCGCCGGTTATTTTGAAGCCCATTGCTTTTGGGGATGGCAGCATTTGGCCAGCCGTCATCATCCTCAATGCCCCTGCCCCCACACGAATCAGGGTCAATGGAGAAGAACTCTCTTTGCAGATTCCTGACAACGACCCTGTGCTGGATGCGCTCGAGGCCGACGAGCCCCTCGAGGCTGTGCGTAAGGCTGCCCAGCTTCAGGGCTTCACCCAGGAGGTGCGCCTATGA
- the cas7c gene encoding type I-C CRISPR-associated protein Cas7/Csd2, with product MSQPIQNRYEFLLFFDVQDGNPNGDPDSGNAPRVDPEDGHGLVSDVALKRRIRNYAQAAGANIFVQHGTNLNRPIFEAHEKTGGFTGAKTKDKVEAARRWMCEQFFDVRTFGAVMSTGANAGQVRGPVQITFARSLDPIFPAEFSITRGAVAEDVKNAKTLADYEKWEQEQPEDKLRTMGRKSQVSYGLYQAKGFVSAHLAQGTGFSQADLKLLVEALLNMFEHDRSASKGHMATRRLYLFQHVGTDPHNAEQNKRQAMLGCAPAHRLLDLGQVVSVRLLDESKPPRRFADYEVKADPTRLPRGVRMLELDTWDEARFDRWMGGADA from the coding sequence ATGTCCCAACCCATCCAGAACCGCTACGAGTTCCTGCTCTTCTTCGACGTGCAGGACGGCAACCCCAACGGCGACCCCGACAGTGGCAACGCCCCCCGGGTAGACCCCGAGGACGGGCACGGCCTGGTGAGCGACGTGGCCCTCAAGCGCCGCATTCGCAACTATGCCCAGGCCGCCGGGGCGAACATTTTTGTGCAGCACGGCACCAACCTGAACCGCCCAATCTTCGAAGCCCACGAGAAAACGGGCGGCTTTACCGGAGCCAAAACCAAAGACAAAGTGGAGGCCGCCCGCCGGTGGATGTGCGAGCAGTTCTTCGACGTGCGTACCTTTGGAGCGGTGATGAGCACCGGGGCCAACGCCGGGCAGGTGCGGGGGCCGGTGCAGATCACCTTTGCTAGGAGCCTCGACCCCATCTTTCCCGCCGAGTTCAGCATCACCCGCGGTGCGGTGGCCGAAGACGTGAAGAACGCCAAGACCCTGGCCGATTACGAAAAATGGGAGCAAGAACAGCCCGAGGACAAACTCCGCACTATGGGCCGCAAAAGCCAGGTCTCGTATGGCCTGTACCAGGCCAAGGGCTTCGTGAGCGCCCACCTGGCCCAGGGCACCGGCTTTAGCCAGGCCGACCTGAAGCTGCTGGTGGAAGCCCTTTTGAACATGTTCGAGCACGACCGCAGTGCCAGCAAGGGCCACATGGCCACCCGCCGCCTCTACCTCTTCCAGCACGTGGGCACCGACCCCCACAACGCCGAGCAGAACAAGCGCCAGGCCATGCTGGGCTGCGCCCCCGCGCACCGCCTGCTCGATTTGGGCCAGGTGGTCTCGGTGCGCCTCTTAGACGAGAGCAAGCCCCCGCGCCGCTTCGCCGACTACGAGGTGAAGGCCGATCCCACCCGGCTGCCCAGAGGCGTGCGGATGCTCGAGCTGGACACCTGGGATGAAGCCCGCTTCGACCGCTGGATGGGAGGGGCCGATGCCTAG